A window of the Algoriphagus halophilus genome harbors these coding sequences:
- a CDS encoding RluA family pseudouridine synthase, giving the protein MKKKPFTVVYEDNHLLIVNKAAGILVQGDKTGDKTLTDYLKDYIAKKYNKPGAVFLHPIHRLDRPVSGLVAFARTSKGLERMMELFRKRDIHKVYWAIVKRKPREEQGKLTHWLVKDEQKNFVTAHDREVPGSQKAELNYKTLGFMNDHWLLEVRPVSGRPHQIRVQLASMGCPIRGDVKYGFAKPNPDASINLHAFNLVFVHPVKKEKLYLRAAVPEEEFWEQFLEFETVKTKDQHLDNTFSG; this is encoded by the coding sequence ATGAAAAAGAAACCATTTACAGTTGTCTATGAAGACAACCACCTATTGATCGTCAATAAAGCCGCAGGCATTTTGGTGCAAGGAGATAAGACGGGCGATAAGACGTTGACGGACTACCTCAAAGATTACATTGCCAAAAAATATAATAAACCGGGAGCTGTCTTTCTTCACCCGATCCATAGATTGGACCGCCCTGTCAGTGGCTTGGTAGCATTTGCCAGAACATCCAAAGGATTGGAACGAATGATGGAGTTGTTCCGAAAGCGTGATATCCACAAAGTCTATTGGGCAATAGTCAAAAGAAAGCCTCGTGAAGAACAAGGAAAACTGACCCACTGGTTAGTAAAAGACGAACAGAAAAATTTCGTGACTGCCCATGACCGGGAAGTTCCTGGATCACAAAAAGCAGAGCTCAACTACAAAACTTTGGGCTTTATGAATGACCATTGGCTCTTGGAAGTTCGTCCGGTTTCAGGAAGACCGCATCAAATCAGGGTTCAGTTAGCATCCATGGGATGTCCTATCAGAGGAGATGTCAAGTATGGTTTTGCAAAACCTAATCCCGATGCCAGTATCAACCTGCATGCATTCAATCTGGTTTTTGTCCACCCAGTCAAAAAAGAGAAGCTTTATCTGAGAGCAGCTGTACCTGAGGAAGAATTCTGGGAGCAATTCCTGGAAT
- a CDS encoding NHL repeat-containing protein → MMKKHFLYFLLIIAYSCQTPSNEKSDIDQPKEISIEVEDSVTVNGVLAQLFLFQTADQYHVIFKDFLNSKVYVVNKDNGKIDYEWSKSGDVPGAFGSMTKPLSISKEGNIVVVDYMAGQRVFQKNGDVTMVGKPVKNQVSFGGPVSLLSDSQVVSIDGEEYVLYSLDLLEQAEDYNSEFLQKRRNLILSNLKTDETRLIVPFPEGSKFLSGKVFPFEDFRPRFVVNEEEDRLYLIFQNEPVLYTYQWNDGNPVFSSSLAISLPGFEENEGVEIGAIGLGQVSDPENEPFPARIQGIAQAGNGFLITYSTKPSERLYSLYKAKEISKEQRDQLFQEISRKTVFMDDSGNVFPVNFPEMYYESFVMVDGKIHWMKKTDPNTEAEDFTVYWGKLKIE, encoded by the coding sequence ATGATGAAAAAGCATTTCCTCTACTTTTTATTAATCATAGCTTATTCTTGCCAAACTCCCAGTAACGAAAAATCAGATATTGACCAACCAAAAGAAATCTCTATCGAAGTTGAAGATTCAGTAACTGTCAATGGTGTTTTGGCCCAACTTTTTTTATTTCAAACAGCAGATCAATACCATGTGATTTTTAAGGACTTTTTAAATTCCAAGGTTTATGTGGTGAACAAGGATAATGGAAAAATAGACTACGAATGGAGTAAATCCGGAGATGTGCCAGGTGCTTTTGGTTCTATGACCAAGCCATTGAGTATTTCTAAAGAAGGAAATATAGTGGTAGTAGATTATATGGCTGGCCAACGTGTATTCCAAAAAAATGGAGATGTGACCATGGTTGGAAAACCAGTAAAAAACCAGGTAAGTTTTGGAGGTCCTGTAAGCCTTCTTTCCGATAGCCAGGTAGTATCAATTGATGGGGAGGAATATGTGTTGTATTCTCTTGATTTACTAGAGCAAGCGGAGGACTACAATTCTGAATTTCTTCAAAAGAGAAGAAATCTGATTTTGTCCAACTTAAAAACAGATGAGACTCGTTTAATTGTTCCTTTCCCAGAAGGGTCCAAGTTTTTGTCAGGAAAGGTTTTTCCTTTCGAAGATTTTCGCCCTCGATTTGTAGTCAATGAAGAGGAAGATCGATTGTATTTAATATTTCAAAACGAACCTGTTTTGTATACTTACCAATGGAATGATGGAAATCCTGTTTTTAGTTCAAGCCTTGCTATTTCATTGCCGGGATTTGAGGAAAATGAAGGAGTTGAAATCGGAGCAATTGGATTAGGTCAAGTAAGCGATCCAGAAAATGAACCTTTCCCTGCTCGAATTCAAGGGATAGCTCAAGCCGGAAATGGTTTTTTAATCACCTATAGCACTAAACCCAGCGAAAGATTATATAGTCTTTATAAGGCTAAAGAAATATCAAAAGAACAACGAGATCAATTATTCCAAGAGATATCCAGGAAAACAGTATTTATGGATGATTCAGGAAACGTTTTTCCAGTGAATTTTCCAGAGATGTATTATGAATCCTTTGTCATGGTCGATGGGAAGATCCATTGGATGAAAAAAACAGATCCCAATACAGAAGCAGAAGATTTTACGGTGTATTGGGGGAAATTAAAGATTGAGTAG
- a CDS encoding YpdA family putative bacillithiol disulfide reductase: MTTKIHDVLIVGGGPIGLACGVEAQKANLDYVILEKGALTNSIFNYPINMTFFSTSDRLEMAGVPFMSVGNKPTRTEALEYYRRIFFHFKLNVNLYEGVQTLAKKGDIFEVTSSKTTYYTKKIVLATGFYDLPNLMNVPGENLPKVQHYYKEPWPYIGRKVLVVGGANSAVDAALETWRKGAEVSMVLLEDEVDQNVKYWVRPDIMNRIKEGSIRAFTKSRVKEITEHEVIITTPEGEVTIENDFVLAMTGYKPNFALLDQLGVELSLDEKRQPCYDQANQESNVPGVYLAGVVCGGLNTREFFIENSVVHAETIMKDIKEKLG, translated from the coding sequence ATGACAACAAAAATTCATGATGTATTGATTGTGGGAGGGGGTCCGATTGGGCTTGCCTGTGGAGTGGAAGCCCAAAAAGCCAATTTGGACTATGTGATACTTGAAAAAGGTGCATTAACCAACTCCATTTTTAATTATCCGATCAATATGACATTTTTCTCTACTTCTGACCGATTGGAAATGGCAGGAGTACCTTTTATGTCGGTAGGAAATAAGCCTACCAGAACCGAAGCATTAGAGTATTACCGAAGGATCTTCTTTCATTTCAAACTGAATGTTAATTTGTACGAAGGTGTTCAAACCCTCGCGAAGAAAGGAGATATTTTTGAAGTCACGAGCTCAAAAACTACTTACTACACCAAAAAGATAGTACTGGCAACCGGATTTTATGATCTTCCTAATTTGATGAATGTTCCAGGAGAAAATCTCCCAAAAGTTCAACACTATTATAAAGAGCCCTGGCCCTATATCGGAAGAAAAGTCCTCGTTGTTGGTGGGGCCAATTCCGCTGTCGATGCAGCTTTGGAAACCTGGAGAAAAGGAGCGGAAGTGAGTATGGTACTATTGGAAGATGAAGTGGATCAAAATGTGAAATACTGGGTTCGTCCGGATATCATGAACCGAATCAAAGAAGGCTCCATTCGAGCTTTCACCAAATCAAGAGTCAAAGAAATTACAGAACATGAAGTAATCATCACGACACCTGAGGGAGAGGTAACCATTGAAAATGACTTTGTACTGGCGATGACGGGGTACAAGCCCAATTTCGCTTTATTGGATCAATTAGGAGTGGAATTAAGCTTGGACGAAAAACGTCAACCATGCTATGATCAAGCCAATCAGGAATCCAACGTACCAGGAGTTTACTTAGCTGGAGTGGTATGTGGTGGCTTAAACACCCGGGAATTCTTTATTGAAAACAGTGTGGTCCATGCAGAGACTATCATGAAGGATATCAAGGAGAAACTGGGTTGA
- a CDS encoding NRDE family protein — translation MCLVVFSWKKHPDYPLVIRANRDEFFMRPSKKIHLWKTGFYAGKDLKSEGTWMGFHPNGKWSLLTYYRDFHHPKKALISRGKLVQNFLESSSSPLDYLKEVQTNQEKYDGFNLLVSDGNHLLYYSNYGEDITEVEPGIHGLSNGLLNAPWPKVQLAKKQLIEQIENRINAESLLNILNSKETFPLEKLPDTGVPPKMEEGLSAQFIRLNDNYGTVSSAALVLEKSGNVTFKERSFEWDYRKFTDETYRFKAQT, via the coding sequence ATGTGCTTAGTTGTATTTTCCTGGAAAAAACATCCCGATTACCCCTTAGTTATCCGAGCCAATCGAGATGAGTTTTTCATGAGGCCAAGCAAAAAGATCCACCTTTGGAAGACTGGGTTTTATGCCGGAAAAGATTTAAAAAGTGAAGGCACCTGGATGGGATTTCACCCTAATGGGAAATGGTCCTTATTGACTTATTACAGGGATTTTCACCATCCAAAAAAAGCACTCATCAGTAGAGGAAAGCTAGTTCAAAATTTTCTAGAAAGTAGTTCCTCACCCCTAGATTATTTAAAAGAAGTCCAAACCAATCAAGAAAAATACGACGGATTCAACTTACTCGTATCGGATGGAAACCATTTGCTTTACTACAGCAATTATGGAGAAGACATTACCGAGGTGGAGCCTGGAATTCATGGATTAAGCAATGGATTATTGAATGCTCCCTGGCCTAAAGTGCAATTGGCAAAAAAGCAGCTTATCGAGCAAATTGAAAACCGGATCAATGCAGAATCCTTGTTAAATATTCTGAACTCAAAAGAGACCTTTCCTCTGGAAAAGTTACCGGATACTGGAGTACCTCCTAAAATGGAGGAAGGACTTTCTGCCCAATTCATCCGATTAAATGATAACTATGGAACTGTTTCCTCCGCTGCATTGGTTTTAGAAAAATCGGGAAATGTAACCTTCAAAGAGAGAAGTTTTGAATGGGATTACCGTAAATTCACCGATGAAACCTATCGTTTCAAAGCTCAAACCTAA
- a CDS encoding alkene reductase, protein MSTKQALLEPIQVGDLNLSNRVWMAPMTRSRAANPENKPFEIHAKYYRQRASAGLIITEGSQISKRAVGYINTPGIYSQEQVEGWKEVTKAVHEENGHIFIQLWHVGRISHPDFHGGELPLAPSAINPNEKSYTPEGFKETVTPKAMSLEEIKQTIEDFKNGAKNAMEAGFDGVEIHSSNGYLLHQFFSATSNVRTDEYGGSIENRTKILFEIIEAIKEVMPENKIGVRLNPSLNGVFGMKADEKTIPTFDYIINKLNDYDLAYLHLSEPFTDVSDLPYLEPNIAKRYRPMYKGTLVINNAFDQEKGNNIIEEGLADAVAFGKLFISNPDLPVRFETNAPLEEWDQSTFYTPGEKGYTDYPLLEETNVG, encoded by the coding sequence GAAACAAGCATTATTGGAACCTATACAAGTGGGCGATTTAAATTTGTCCAATCGGGTATGGATGGCACCCATGACGCGTTCCAGAGCAGCTAATCCCGAAAATAAACCTTTCGAAATTCACGCAAAATATTATAGACAAAGGGCTTCCGCAGGATTGATTATTACTGAAGGATCCCAGATTTCAAAAAGGGCAGTTGGATACATCAATACTCCAGGGATTTATTCTCAGGAGCAAGTAGAGGGTTGGAAAGAAGTTACGAAAGCCGTTCATGAAGAAAATGGACATATTTTCATCCAATTATGGCATGTGGGACGAATCTCACATCCTGATTTCCATGGCGGTGAATTACCTCTTGCTCCCTCCGCCATTAATCCCAATGAAAAATCTTATACCCCAGAAGGTTTTAAAGAAACAGTCACTCCTAAAGCAATGAGCTTGGAGGAAATCAAGCAGACGATAGAGGATTTTAAAAACGGGGCTAAAAATGCGATGGAAGCAGGATTTGACGGAGTAGAAATTCACTCTTCCAATGGGTATTTATTGCATCAGTTCTTCAGCGCTACCAGCAACGTAAGAACGGATGAATATGGAGGAAGTATCGAAAACCGAACAAAAATCCTTTTTGAAATAATCGAAGCGATTAAAGAAGTAATGCCGGAAAATAAGATTGGAGTTCGTTTAAACCCTTCCTTAAATGGTGTTTTTGGAATGAAAGCCGATGAAAAAACCATTCCTACTTTTGATTACATCATCAATAAATTAAACGACTACGATCTGGCCTATTTACACCTTTCGGAACCGTTTACAGATGTTTCCGATCTACCTTATTTAGAACCAAATATTGCAAAAAGATATCGACCAATGTACAAAGGTACCTTGGTAATTAACAATGCCTTTGATCAGGAAAAAGGCAATAATATCATTGAGGAAGGTTTGGCAGATGCCGTTGCATTTGGGAAACTATTTATCTCAAATCCAGATCTCCCAGTTCGATTTGAAACCAATGCTCCATTGGAAGAATGGGATCAAAGCACCTTCTACACACCAGGAGAAAAAGGATATACAGATTATCCTTTGTTGGAAGAAACGAATGTTGGATAA